GGTCGGGGGTAAGCCGGGCGGCGGGGTCTGCCCAGGTCGCCCCTCCGCCTCTGAGGTGGAGAAGGGTGCGGATGGATGAGCCTGGGCCTGTGTGAAGATGTCCTGGGGGCTGGGACTGTCCCTAGCCGCTCAGGGGTAGACAAGCCCCCTCCCTTTCGGGGATGCGTGAATGGGGAGCTTTGTGGGGAACGCAGCCCAGGTGCCGCCCTCTCTCCAGACCCTTCTTTCCTCCAGGCCCCAGGACTCCAGCTGAGGCTAATCACCAATTAAGGCGAAGTCCTGGAGGCAGGGCTGGCgaggggccaggggtggggcgCGGGGACACTCTGCCTGCGGGGGCTCGGGACCGGCTGATGTGGGGGACGCACAGCGGACTAGAGGGCGAGAAGCGTGGAGGTCTTGGCAATTAAATGGGTCCCATGCAGATTAGATGCAAACCTTTATGCTAATAAGAGCAGCATTATTTGAATTCGCCACTTTGCGCAGGACGGCAAActgtgccccaccccacccccagcttcttaCCGAGCAGCGGAGCCCAGGCGGGGACCTCACGTTCGCGCTCCCCTTTCTGATCCCCCTCGGCACAGTCAGACTCTGTCTCGGTCCCTCCTGGCCCTAGGGGACTTCTCTTCGGGGGCTGTGGAGAAAGACGAGGGGTAAGGAAACCGCCCTCCACGCCCAGCCTTGACCTCCCGCTTCTCCTTGGTCCTCCTGTCAaatccacattgttgtaaaagGGTCGGTTAGGCTGGGTTGGAGGGAGCGGTTCACCCAGACCAGGGCCCTGGCCCTCTTTTGGATCTCATGGATTCCTGCGACTGCCCTGCAGAATTCCTGTTTGCGGGTAAATTGAGTTGTGGGGTGCAGACCTCCTGGAGCCCCCTAAAGATTCCCGACCCCACCGTGGTCCCCTTTCTTACCCCCTCCTGCCCGGGAAGGGCGCATGCGCGCAGCATGCCCCCCATGACCCCCAGTATCCGGTCAGTGCGGCCAGGGGCGGGGCGGTCAGGGGGCTTCATGCTGGACCCCTACCCTGCTCCAAGTTTCAGGGCCGAGGGGGCACGGAAGCTGGGGGGCTCTAGGCCTGCGCGCGTCCGGGGAGTTGCTGCTATGGAATCCGCCCCCCTGCCCGGCTccgcccccactcccaccccagccaAACTTCTCAAAGGGCTAGGGTTGTTGCTTTCTCTACAACCGAAGttcaacaacaaacaaacccctCTTAATCCCGATTCCGTCGTGGACGCGTCAGGAGCCCACTAAATACGTGCCTTTTCCCCAGGCGCTCTGCaggcagagactggggagacacaCAGGGATTTCCCCGatcaccacccccttcccctcctcagcAGGTtccgctccccaccccacccccaccctggtccACAGAACAGAACGGGTGTGGCATAGAGttgcatattttactttatttttattaaattaaaagctACAGTCTGGCGGCGATTCCAGAACAGGGTAAGGAGGCTCCTTATAGGGGGCAGAGCGGGAGACAGACTGACAGAGACGGAGACACGCGAGAGAAAGGACAAGGTTAAGGTAGAAGGGGGACTGTTTCTGAAGAACACACAAGGCCGGCTCCTTGGGGGCTCACCTCAgccccatgccccctcccccacaccgaAGTTCATCAGTGGAGCAgtttgtgggggcagggggctcaagagaacctccttccccacccaggTCCTTTCTCAGCTTAGTCATTGGAGCACAGCACATACCAGAAAAAGCCAAGGGCAGTGGAGGGGGTAGGGAGATTGGGAGTATGtacagggggaggaggggagcagagcctGGAAGATCCCTCTGCCAGAAGGGAGTGGCTCACACTGCACTGAAGCACTCGCCTGTAGGGGGGACAGGGGAAGGgactgccccctccctctctgaacTCCTTCCCCAGTCAGACTGGTCCCCTATTCGTAtggtgtggggggcagagggagagaggagaacagaggcttCCGCTGGGTCCTATGGAGAAAGGCAAGGGCTTGGCAAAGGGGATGGCCTTCAGTCATCTGTGATACCCTTGGCTCTCAGCTCTTCTTGCACCCGGGTCAGGTAGGTGGGGTCTGGGTACCCAAACCTGGgagcaaagagaaatgaaggtCAGGATTAGCTGTTGCAGCTTACTCATATTAGCCTCATGTTCACCCTCATTCTGGGTGCCCCagtccagcccctccccacctcccctaaGGATATCCAAACCCGAGGTAACTTAGCCCAATTCTGCTTAGTTTTGTAGGTGAAGCTGGGCATACTGGACCAGGttggatgtagagaaactggcaTGGAAGAGATGGTTGAATAGGTTGGGGGTGGTCCTCTCCAGTTAGGAGGCTCCCAGCAGGAGAGGGGATTAATGTCATTCCCTCgctggaaatggagagaaggggaggggccaagggaaaggaaatgaagaagggTCGCACAGCTGGGGTCCCCCTGTGCAGCTGGTCTTGTGGTGGATGTCGTTCCAGGTGATGACATTCGGTCTCCCTGTGGTCATGGACGTGCCGATAGTGAAGGTGAGTCGCTGGTCAAATGCCTTGCGGAACAGGGTCAGCACCTTGTTGCCCTCAGGGCAGTCCGGGAGGTAGGCCACCCGGGTGGTGCCAGGATAGCGAACTCCTGGGTTTGGGTGTtcagcctgggagggaggggaggcagacagGACAGTGAGCAGCTGGGCGTCTGAAGGCCCACCATGCCACCAGAGGGTCATCCTGGCCGGCTGTCTGTGCACCCCCAGCTAATGCTGACAGGGCAGCAACAGGCTGACAGCCTTTCAAGGAAGGAGAGACTTCCTTGAAAGGTTTGGACAGCAGGAGCCTGTTTTTGGACAAAATCCTTACTATTAAAGAAGTTCTTTCTGCTGCCTGGATCCCTCAAAGTCTCAGTTCAGCGACGAGTGGATTCTCAAAAGTGATGGGAAGTAGCCAGTCCTTACTCACCAGATAACTCAGCAGAAATGTGAAGACTGAGAATAAACTATCTTTCAGCCTTCCCTTCTCCACCTGAGAACGCTCCCAAGCTTCTTTGCCTGCCTGACCTGTTCCATTTGCCCATTACTCTTCTTCAGAGCTGCGCCGGCCCTCTGCAAACCAGGACTGAGAATTACTCTTGCTTGGTCAAGCAGGAAGAGACCTCTAGGCTCCTGACCGCTCCTGTTTTAACCTTCCACTGTCTCATCAATTGGGAACAAAGTAATACTCAGTGCCCTGTGAGGAGGGTCAGCCCCCTTCCTGCTGCGCCCGCCTGCACCTGAGCCACCATCTCCACAGAATTCACCCCTGCCAAGAATAGGTGTCGACATCCAAGTTCATCAAGGAAATAGTATTCAATTCCTTTCTCTCATACCTGATTTTCATGTGTGCAGAAGAGAAGAGGGGTCGTGGGACAGAAAAGCTGGGCCTGAAGGGGACCTCCTAGCTCCGGGGCACTGAGTGGGAAGGCATACTGGGAGACAGCAAGACTACATCACATCTAACAAATACACTCCCCTCCACCAGTTTTCCTAGGTCAGAGAACACGCTTGGGGAAAACCAAAATGGGGAAAACCAAAGGGCAAAGGCAGGCCATAGGTCTTCTTACCCCCTGGACACCGGGCGGGAAGACGTACTGGATGACGATGGTGCCATACTTCTCATAGCTGGGCAGTAAGAGTGTGGCGTCCTTAGAGACGAGCATCCGCCCATTCTGGGGCTGGTTGCCCACCAGCTGCCCATAGAAGCGGCCACACATGGGACAGGCCTTTTTCACCTGCAGGGCCCGGGTGATGCAGCCCTCGCAGAATGAGTGCCGGCACTTCTCCAATGTCTTGGCGTTCTGGATCTCCCCCAGACAGATGGGGCAGGTGCTCTCCTGTTCTTCGGCCTCCTCCCGAaggcggggaggaaggggaggggggaggggagggggaggaggagggagcccccGAGCCCCTGGGGGCAGAAGCGGGGCTGCTCgcaaagggggaggggggggccctGGACGGTGTAGCTCAGGGtgctccccgccaccccccaaaGCCAGGCAGCCCATAAGCTCGCCCTGCCTCTGAGCTTTCTTCagctctttctcagcctcttttagCAGCCCCTTGAGAGCCTTCCGGGCCAGGTAGAGCCCATTgggaggggccgggggagggCCCTGTGGGGAAAGCTGGAGGACATAGATGTCAGAAGTCTCGCCATCTATGAGGATGGACACACGGTGCTCCTCCCGAAGCCGGGCCAGCCGGGCTGGGGTCTCCTTGCTCAGGAAGTCCCACACAGGCTTGGAGACAGTCACTTTGTTCTTGCAGGTGCCTCCACAGGCTGCCATTCTGGACAGGACGAACGACACTGCCCCCAGGGTGAAAGGGACTCAGGGTGGGGGGTCCCCGTTTGACAAAATCAGTGCCTCCTACTTCAGGTTCCTCTCCAACCCTATATTGCCTCTACTATCTCAAAGTCCAACCCCCAACTCCTCCCCCAAgttcattttctgtctcctcttatCTTTCAAACCCCAGCACCCACTGAAGAGCAAGAAAGTTTCTCTACTTTTATTATCATCATCTGAGCTAAGCACAGTCTTGGTTCTCTTTATACTCCTCCCAAGATCACAGAAACaatctcaccctcctccctctgggtGAAAACTGGCTTCTTTAAAGGGGAGGGAGACTTTGTGCTCACTTTGATCCTGAAGAGCTTAGAATTGGCATGCAggctctctctcgctgtccctgCTCCCTACTTGTAGGTTGTGTGACCTGGTGggtggaaaggaaaaggaaggaaagtgagaAACCCCGTACCCCCTTCCCACATGCGCCAACACAGCAGCCCGTGTAACAGAAGACTGGGAACCTGGGTGTAAGTCACTGGGAATGGGATTACTTGGCACATGGAATGGAGGAAACCAATTTAAAGGCGAAGCTGAGTTTCCCTTGGGAGGCAGATACCTGGGAAGCCCATGGACAATGAGAGCAGCAGAAATCCCTCTATTTCCACACTCAGCTGACCAGGActagggggaagggggagagtaGAGAGTAAAGGGTTATGATGACAAATGTTACCAcacccccctcaccccactccacCAGCAGCCCAGAAACCACACAAAAACTCCtcttccatttcctctcctcttctgcaGAACTGCATCCCCAGCCTCTCCCAAGTTGCTAAAGATGGAACTTCAACATGCtaactttcctcttttcttccccagctcTGAGGCTCTCAAGAAAGCCTAGGGCACAGATAAGAGAAGTCAGGAAGGGAAAAGCCCACACAGATGGAGGTCTTTCTTGCCATCTCCCTCAGATCACATGGGTAAGAATATTTCCTATGCTCCCCAACTCCTCACCCTGCCCCGTATTCCCAAATAATTCAGTCCCTATCGCTAGGGAGCCTTCTTTGAGAGCTAACCCAGTCCCTTCTGCTGAAGTCTGTTTGGAATGCCAACAAAGTGGCAACAGTCCCTAAATAACAAAGTTCTTACTGTCACCTTTTAAacactcccccccgccccgccccgcactGGAGCAGTAAGCCTGTCAGCAACCCAGTCTGCATTTAGGGAGGGGTGGGGCTCAGCCGAGGCTCAGCTGGAGGAGACTTAGGTTTCCCCTGAGTCTTACCATGTTCAGCTACAGAGCTGTCCCTACAACACCTCCAAATGTAGCTCAAATAGAAAGAGGGGCCATTAGTGTGACCTCAATTCCTTGACTGATCCAAAGGGGAGCGGCTCTCTGTCTGTGCCTCCATCATAGTCCCCTCAAGACCAGATGCACCTCGAGATTCAGAAAGTGAAACTGAAATCCTAGAACCTCAGCTCATTCTGTCTATCCAAGGTGGAACACCCCCCTCTCCATCAGAGGGAACCCAGGACCTAGATGTCCTTAGCTCCAAGTCCTGCTGGCACAGAAAAGGGAGGCGGGGCCATAGCTTATGTTGGGTCTCTGATTCCTCTGGGGCAACCCAGGCCGGACACAGGGCCAGTCCCTCCCTCCAGACGGAGGCCAGACAGGGGCAGCGGGGGAAGGGCGAGGGTCCCTGGGGGCACCAACTGAggcagccccacccctcccccatgaCCTCCTGCAAGATCCAGGACCAATCCCCACGTCCCCCTCTCGCCGGAGCCCCCAGAGCCCCACTACTGGGTGGGGGTGCATGTCGGCCCGATCGCGGTTCCCCAGAACCCCCAAATGGAGGCCAAGGCTGGAGGATGATAGGAAGAGGATCGGCCAGGCGTGGAGGGGGCCCCCGGCGCCGCGCGCGGgtaaggaggcagaggagggggcgcAGGGGGGGCAGGTAGGGCGCGCGGGGGTTGCGAGCGGGGTCCGGGGGGCGCGCGGTGGGTGTGGGGGGCGCCGGGCTCACCTACCTCCCGTCAGCGCCGCCATTGCCGGTCACATGACTGAGGCTGTTGCTGGGATGACGGTCTGGGCCTTAGCAACAAGGGGGGGGGAGACCCCGAGAAGGTGGGGGGGAGTTTGCAGAGGGGGTGCAGACTGGAAGGGTAGGAGGGAGGACGGCACCCGCTTCCCCCGTACAGGTGATAATCACCGTTTCCTTTGACCCCCTTCCATCCACGAGCCCCTGCCCTTCCGCCccaaaacaaaaatggaggcGCCGTCCCAGTCtttggagggagggggtggcgtGTGGAACCGAGGGTAGGAGGTTAAATCTCTTAGAGACGCCACCCTTCTCGCTTCCCcctcccgggggtggggggagccctctccctttgcttttcCAGCCAGCTGCGTGGCAGCTTCTGCAGGCTGGTGACAGATGGGTGGGCGAGGAGTGTCGGCTTAGGTAGGTGGGGAAGGGGGCAATTTTTCTGAGATTCTTATGCTATTGCTAGAAGGGACTTTGAGGAATAATTTGGGATGGGAAGAAGAGTCATAGTAAGAAAAGCACTGGTTCTAAAAAATAAACCCCAAGACTAAACTATTTCAATCCCTTCCCTCCTCGCTTGCCTTTTCCTAGATTGTTACCTTCTGTGACCCCCATAACCTGCTTCCGGATGGGTGTTGGTAAGTGCCTCTGACTTTTGTTTCCACAAACAGGGATACTGAGGCTAGTGCAGAACGGGAAGtgaatacatctttttaaaaactgccttggggtgggggctgggggtgtcaAGTCTACGGTTCAAATAGAGTTAAAACATCTCAAAGGAAAAACAGCTCTGCTCTGTTCTGCTTCCCACATCAGAGCAATCTCCGCCCCCAGTCCAATTCACTTCCCTGGGGCCACATCAAGCCAGGTTTTTCCACCAGCCAAAAGACCTCCTCGGCCAAACAGTACTGGATCTCCCAGACTGGCAACAACTTCTATTTATCCACCCCTTtcttcactccctccctctgGGCTGGAGGACTGGTCCCTTTCTTCACTTTCCCAGGACCCTGCTGTACTCTTCCCGCTCTCCAGACAGAGGACATCTTTCCCAGGAAGCCTGGGGAAACACCCAGTTCCTTCTTTTAGCCCCTGCCAGTGTGCTCTGAGAGGCTCACTCACCTTTACAGGAATGAGTGTGTGATCAAGCCCAGAAccctgggggaagagggagtgcCACATCAGCTGTTCTCCCTGGCCCCCCTATAGCTGAACTCCCACAAAGGCGGAGAGTAAGTTTTCCATTCCCATGCACACCCCTCACAACCTTTTAAAAGTTCACAGCTATCGATCTAGAAACCCACATTCTTAGTTAGGGGCCCAACATCTTAAAGATCAGAATTCTTCATCTGGTTTCCACACCCCTAAGCACAGGGTTCCtcagaaagggggtgggggaaggcatgTCTATGAAGGAATATGGATTCAATAGTTTATTTCCTATATAGTGACAGTAATGGGAGTAAATACACaagatcttttttattaattaatgaaacaaaaaagatgaaaaacagaagCAACAAAATGAAGACCATACTGCTTATGATACATCAGCCACATGGTCAGAAAACCAATTTCTAAAGAGCGACAGCTGCTGGTGTCATGGAGTTTTATTGCATTCAACAGGGGAAAGGTAGACGGCTGGAATGAAAAAGATCAGCGGGCCCCTGATGGGGAAGATATTATAGGGGCTCTAATCCTTAACTGTGGATTCCTCTTGTTACTTCCTTTGGAGAagatggaggggagagaggaattcTCCTTTATGACTGTATGACTTCTTGTAAGACAAATCAGCCCAGCTATATACAGTGCAAAGAACACTTGCACCCCCACAGGCCAGTTATTAGTGCCCAtctttatgttaagaaaaagcaTGGAAGCCATAAAGGGGATCAAGTGGAGAGTAGCAAGAAAGGTTGCCTTAGCCCCAAAGGCatcagggggtggggaggacactATCTGGGTCATCAGAGTCCTCTACATTCTGAGACTATCCCATGTCATTTCAACTCTTTGGAGGGGGTTGGGTGATTTGAGTTCTGGCTCTGACTCCTCTCTTGGGGTAGAGAGTGAAGATGACAAAGAAGTCCATCTGTCCCTTGGGAGACACAGTAGCAGTATGagacagaaaagaacagaataacAAATCCAACTGGAGAAAGGATTTGAGAAGGGACTGAGAAGGAAGTATGCTAGGTGCACACCTCCAAGGAGTAGAGGAGGATCCCACACTTGAGTCCTTCATCCTCTTGAAATGACCAGGATTGACCCAGGTGGAGATATTCCCTTCTGCTGGGAATAAAACCTCAGGAATGGCTAGACATGAAGAGAGGAAATTTAGCACTGGGAATGAACCTTTTACCCTGGCCCATcatcccagcctccaaaactgccCACACCCCCCCACTGAAGGGTTCCAGCCCCAGGAGGGGTGTGAGGTCCTGGTGAAGAGCAATAACAGTCCAATGTCTTCACCCAGGCTTGAACACTTTGGCCATCTCTGGGCTCTTGTACCCAGAAGTACAGGGGTGGAGGTTGGAAGTAGGGTGAGGGAAGAGACTGGAGAGGAATCAATTCTTGACAGACACCTTTTCCAGTTCCCTGCATAATTTCAAGCGTCCTCGTGGGTCCCACCTCTGTGAGGTGCCAGCCGGCTCGCCACTCCCCACCCCATTAGTAAGATGGGCCATATCCCATCACATGTGTGCATGCCAGCACCCACAACTGTAGTATCTTGAAAGTCCTCCATCCCAGGGCCTACTGGGAAGGAAGCATGCCACAGTGAGTTCTATAAAGTTATCAGCAAAATACAGACACTCTTAGTTCATCCCACACAGCAAAGTGCATCCAGAGTAGTTGCTTGAGCCAGGTCCATCTGTCCAGTCAGGTCCTGAAGGTGGCAAGTaacccccttcccccatctcgTCCTATGTTCTAGAAACAACAGGACATTTACAAAGATCAAGGCACTTGGGAGTGAGTCAATAGTAACACTCTAATGAAGCAAGCAGAAtggttggaggggagggagaaaaggaagaaaactggacAGGGGGAGATAGGACAATGtatttctgagggtcaggaagaGTTTACTCAACAAGATGGAGTTATCTGGATGGAAGGAGCCTGTAGCTGGAATttaacaaaggaggaaaagaagaagtagTGATCAGCATATCCACAATTCCCCTAAGCCTCTCAGAACCCTGCCACCTTGAAGATAAAGCAGCAGTCAGCATGGAGTCAGGCAGTCTCTTAGGCAAAGATGTTGGTAATGAAATCCAGGAATCGCTTAGCATACTGCTCAGGATGGACAGTAGAGATCTCTGCCCCAGCCTGTGAGAGGAGGTATGGAACACAGTGTCaggccacccacccacccttccccacTCTCCACCCTCCATTCCACTCCACACCACTTCCATCCCCAACCCTCTGTCCTTTTGCCACCCCATTGCTCTGGCACAAATGGCCCCCTGTTCCCAAAGAGTcaaaagacaggaaaggaaaggctTTGCGGAACCCTTACCCCATGCTTGACAGTTTTGGCTGCATGAGCTGCTTTCTTCTTGGCATCATACTGTGTCAGGATGTCGATGAGACCCATGAAATACACCTCCTTCTGGGGGGCCCCTGAGGAAAGAAACCAGCAATGAAGAGCAAGTATAGTCCCAATTCCCTCTCCCCAAGAACCAGTCAGATCTGTTTTGAAAAGCTAACCAGCCTCTCTCCCACCACCCTGGTCTCAGTCCCCCAAGGccaacccctcctccccccctccccggccccccaccGCCAACACCCTTAATATTTCCAGGATCTTTCTCACCCTCAGCACTCCGGATGGCGTAGACGTCAATGAAGGACTCAAACTCTCCAGGGCCCAGGGGCCGATGAGAATGGATGTAGCCGCCGATACCCTCAGGGGAGGTGCCATAGGAGCCCACCAGAGCGGGTGGTCCTGTCAGGCCACAGTCCCCATCCCCCTCTGACTCCTCCTCCCGCACAGGCCCCTCCTCCTCTGGGTCAGAGCCCCGAATGATGTCGTGGATGCCCAGCAGAAGGCTGTAGTCCATGATCTTCAGCTGCACTAGGAACTGAGACCCCACTGACAAATCAGATTACCTCAGATCTCCTTCCCCATTCCCAGGTACCACCCCTATACCTCCACTCCTGAGTTTCTGGGGCCCTCCTGGGGAAAGGAAGGATGAAAATTGAGGGTTGGAAGGATACCACTGCCCTTTAGTACATCAATGTCCTGGTATCTGAGGTCATCCTTTTGGCTGATTCTAGCCACCCCCTCCATGCATCACCTCTGAGGGTTTTTCATGTCCCATACCCAACTCCCCTACATGCAGAGATCCCaaagaatgaagggaaggggAGCAGTTCCCTCAGACTGGGAATGGGGAGCAACAGGAAACAGCCATTTCCCAAGCACACCGATCATCACCTCCACATCTCTCTTTAGCTTCTCTAGGAAtactttcttctcctcttcaCCAATATAAACCTTCTGGTTCTTGTTGAGAAAATCCATATCCTTAAGGGTGGGTAGTTCTTTAACCTGAAAGTAATGGGACATCTTAGGAATATATCCCTTCCCCCAAGGTCTCAGAGAACAATGCTCTATCTGGGGCCCTATGTCTAACTCAGTGGCTTTGAGGGGAGAGAGATCCTACAGCCCGTCTCCGACTCCACACTGCCACGCCGCCCCAGAGGCCGTTCTCAGCTCTAGCGGCTTCTCCAAACTCAGTCACTGCAGTGGTACCCCAAATCACATCCCACTACCTCTGCTGACAGTTTTCAGTCAACACCCCTCAagctgacttttctttcttcttaagcAAAAAGAGCTGCTTGACTACAAGAACCCAGAGTGGGAGGTAGAGGGTAAGCATTTCGCTCTTAAAGTTCATCATCTCCATCCTTCACCAAACCTTCCACATGGGATAGCCCAGGCCAGTGAGACAGCAGCTGCTCCCGCTGCCCATTCCAAACATTTAATCCCTGGGTCGGCACCAGCTCACACCTCTCTTCCTTTTGGTGGTTTAAGATAAGAATAAATAGCTGATGACCCCTACCTCTATCCTAAGGAGATCCCTTTGTCTGCCCTCCCTCATCCCTCACCCTATCACCTAATATCAGTATCACCTTTTCCTTATCGCTGGCTTCTCGGGATACTAGGGAGCCCTGTGGAGAGACCCAAAGACCAAGTCAGCAGAAGTGATTAAAAGAATAGTTAGGATCCAGCTCCTAAGATGAGTACTCAAACCCATAGTCTTCTTTCCTTTGAAATGAACCCTCTAAGTGCCCTCCCAGGCCCTTCCCCACTCTCAGGCCATCAGGAACCTCTCCCTCAGCCCTAACTATCCTTTCCTTACCTTGAGGTCATACTTCCTGTGCACAGGAAGACGGTGGCTAAACATGTTACGCATCACAAGCATGTAGCTGTCTTCATTGTCCACGCTGACCCGGTACATCCCCAGGAACTGGGGCAGCAGTGTGCTCCCATGGCACTTCACAATGTACTGAGgtaagagggaggaaggaatggggagaagctgagaagTAAATGCACGAACAGCCCAGGGATGGGAATGCAAATACCACCATTCCAGGGTAGGGGAGACAACTTCAAGTAGAGAGGTTACCCGGTCAAaagtggaggggggggggaggagggcacctgggtggctcagtcggttgagcatctgactcttggtttccactcaggtcatgatctcagggttgtgagatcaagccccgcagagCGTAGAATCctcttgggattctttccctcttcctctccctccctctctgcccccctaCAAACACATCTCTGcgttcttgttctctctctctctcgcacatcaataaattaaaaaaaaaaaaaagtggtggggACTTGTTAAAGAGGCCTGTGATTACCCATGCAGTTTCTGAACCCTCATCTCTGatttattccatttgtataatgtctcttaattttaaagattttatttatttgggggagcacaagcagaaggggg
The sequence above is drawn from the Zalophus californianus isolate mZalCal1 chromosome 9, mZalCal1.pri.v2, whole genome shotgun sequence genome and encodes:
- the DTX3 gene encoding probable E3 ubiquitin-protein ligase DTX3 isoform X2; the encoded protein is MSFVLSRMAACGGTCKNKVTVSKPVWDFLSKETPARLARLREEHRVSILIDGETSDIYVLQLSPQGPPPAPPNGLYLARKALKGLLKEAEKELKKAQRQGELMGCLALGGGGEHPELHRPGPPPPPLRAAPLLPPGARGLPPPPPPLPPPLPPRLREEAEEQESTCPICLGEIQNAKTLEKCRHSFCEGCITRALQVKKACPMCGRFYGQLVGNQPQNGRMLVSKDATLLLPSYEKYGTIVIQYVFPPGVQGAEHPNPGVRYPGTTRVAYLPDCPEGNKVLTLFRKAFDQRLTFTIGTSMTTGRPNVITWNDIHHKTSCTGGPQLFGYPDPTYLTRVQEELRAKGITDD
- the DTX3 gene encoding probable E3 ubiquitin-protein ligase DTX3 isoform X1 is translated as MPILSSSGSKMAACGGTCKNKVTVSKPVWDFLSKETPARLARLREEHRVSILIDGETSDIYVLQLSPQGPPPAPPNGLYLARKALKGLLKEAEKELKKAQRQGELMGCLALGGGGEHPELHRPGPPPPPLRAAPLLPPGARGLPPPPPPLPPPLPPRLREEAEEQESTCPICLGEIQNAKTLEKCRHSFCEGCITRALQVKKACPMCGRFYGQLVGNQPQNGRMLVSKDATLLLPSYEKYGTIVIQYVFPPGVQGAEHPNPGVRYPGTTRVAYLPDCPEGNKVLTLFRKAFDQRLTFTIGTSMTTGRPNVITWNDIHHKTSCTGGPQLFGYPDPTYLTRVQEELRAKGITDD
- the PIP4K2C gene encoding phosphatidylinositol 5-phosphate 4-kinase type-2 gamma; amino-acid sequence: MASSSVPPATVPAATATPGPGFGFASKTKKKHFVQQKVKVFRAADPLVGVFLWGVAHSINELSQVPPPVMLLPDDFKASSKIKVNNHLFHRENLPSHFKFKEYCPQVFRNLRDRFGIDDQDYLVSLTRSPPSESEGSDGRFLISYDRTLVIKEVSSEDIADMHSNLSNYHQYIVKCHGSTLLPQFLGMYRVSVDNEDSYMLVMRNMFSHRLPVHRKYDLKGSLVSREASDKEKVKELPTLKDMDFLNKNQKVYIGEEEKKVFLEKLKRDVEFLVQLKIMDYSLLLGIHDIIRGSDPEEEGPVREEESEGDGDCGLTGPPALVGSYGTSPEGIGGYIHSHRPLGPGEFESFIDVYAIRSAEGAPQKEVYFMGLIDILTQYDAKKKAAHAAKTVKHGAGAEISTVHPEQYAKRFLDFITNIFA